A window of Nocardiopsis sp. Huas11 genomic DNA:
GGAAGGCCGGGCCGGCGGGGCCGTGACCGCGGGCTCGGCGCGGCTCGGCTCGGCGACTCACCGGGGAGCGGGACCGCCGGGCTCCTCTCCTTCGTCCATCTCGATCCGCTCACGCATGCGCTCGCCCTCGACGTGCTCGTCGTGGGACACCTCCTGCTTGCGGACCCTGACCTCCTCGACCGGGACCTCCCTCTTGGAGACCACGGGACGCTCCTCGTGCAGAACGAACCGCTCCTCGCCCTCGGCCATCCCCCCGGGGTCCTCCACCTGGGAGGGGTCGGTGATCGGGCGGCGCTCCACCTGGATCTCCTCGTGGTGCAGCGGAACCGTCTCATCGAAGCGCTCGCTCTCGACGGACTTGTGGATCCTCGCCTGACCGCTCTCGCGCCGCTCGACGCCGATGTCGACCTGCTCCTCGTGGCGGACCATCCGAACCTCGCCCTCGTCGGAGGTCTCGGCCCAGTCGCCCCGCTCTCCGGCCATGCCCGCACCCGCGGTCGTGCCCTCCTCGGTCGGGCCCATGGTCGAGCCCTCGTCCGCGGTGGTGCCCGTCATCCTGTCGGCCTCGCCGCCCGCCTGGCGCGGCACGCTACCGTGCTGGGCGAAGTAGTCGCTGATGACGGCCTTCTCCTCCTCGGTCAGGTTCTGGCCGCCCTCGACGTTGGGGGCGTCCTTGACCGTGGCCTTGTCGTAGGGGACCTGGATGTCCTCCTCGACGGTGCGCGCCCCCTGGAGGGGGACGAGCGTCTCCTTCATCCCGAACAGGCCGGTGTGGACCGACACCCAGGTCGGCTCGTTGGTCCGCTCGTCGAGGTAGACCTGCTTGATCTTTCCGATGTTCTGGCCCTCGTCGTCGAGCACGCGATGTCCGACGAGTCCTTCCGCCGCGATGTGGTGCGCCACGGTGACCTCCCTGCCCGTCTACGGTCTCCGTCCAGTGGGAACGGGCGCCCCCACCGGGTGTACGCGAAGGGCACTACCCCGATCGACCAGGCGGAACTGATCTTCTGTACGGAGATAACACAACGTGAGCCACCTGTTTGCCCTGCGTGGGATCCCAGTGGTCGCTTCGTTGCCTGGATTGACGTCGAGCTGGTCTTCGGCGCCCGCTCCCCCGGCGCTGGCACCGCAGTTTCGACCACGCCATGCACTTGTTTTGCCACGAATCGAAGTCAATCCCCGTCGAACCGAGGAAGCCGTGCGTGCTGCGCTCCTGGCCGTGATCCTCCACAGGTTCGACTCCCTGCGCACCACGGCCCTCGTGCGCTCCCTGCCGTCCGTGTGCGGCTGAGGCGGCCCGGGGCCGAGCGTGCGGGCCCTCGGGCGGACCGGTGCCTCAGGCGTCGTGCGCGTCGACCATGGCGCCGTCCATGGCCACCACATGTCCGGCCCGCACCACCGCCCAGCGGTCGGGGACGTCCACCACGACCTGGGGCAGGCACTCCCCCTCCACCAGGAGGAAGTCGGCGGGGGCGCCCCGCGTGAAGTCGGCCCGCGGCAGGCCCAGCAGGTCGGCTCCGTGGTGGGCCGCGGTGAGGTAGGCCGCCGAGAGGTCCTCGTCCAGCCGAGCGCGGCGGGCGCGGGCGAGCAGGTGCGCCCGGTGCAGCATGTCCGCGTCGCCGAAGGGGCTCCAGGAGTCGCGCACGCCGTCGGAGCCGAGACCGACGCGCACACCGCGTTCGAGGAGCACGTCGACCGGCAGGACGCTCTGGGGGTTGGGGGCGACCGTGGTGAGCCCGACCCCGGCCGCGGCGAGGTCGTCGGCCAGCCGGCGCAGCGTCTCGCCGGTGTCCTCGGGGACGCGGAAGGCGTGGCTGACGGTGACGCTGCCTCCCATGTCCAGGGCCCGGGTGCGCTCGATGATGCCGCGGATCGCGGCGAGGCCGGGCCCGCCCCGGTCGTGCAGATGGATGTCGACGCCGACCCGGTGCAGGTCGGCGATGCCGAACACCAGGTCGAGCTGGCCCTCGGGATCGTCGTCGAAGGTGCCGGGGTCGATCCCGCCCACCAGGTCCACGGCTCCGGTGCGCGCCGCCTCGTCCAACAGCGCCTCGGTGCCCGGCGCCCGGCGTACGCCGTGTTGGGGAAAGGCGACGATCTGCA
This region includes:
- a CDS encoding PRC and DUF2382 domain-containing protein, with protein sequence MAHHIAAEGLVGHRVLDDEGQNIGKIKQVYLDERTNEPTWVSVHTGLFGMKETLVPLQGARTVEEDIQVPYDKATVKDAPNVEGGQNLTEEEKAVISDYFAQHGSVPRQAGGEADRMTGTTADEGSTMGPTEEGTTAGAGMAGERGDWAETSDEGEVRMVRHEEQVDIGVERRESGQARIHKSVESERFDETVPLHHEEIQVERRPITDPSQVEDPGGMAEGEERFVLHEERPVVSKREVPVEEVRVRKQEVSHDEHVEGERMRERIEMDEGEEPGGPAPR
- a CDS encoding amidohydrolase, which gives rise to MSLQYRTTVFRDVRPMGGAPVDLVVVDGRIAQTPVGEAHVVDCGGRIALPSLVDAHIHPDKTTWGEPWVSRRPAQGIADLAAQDADLFRALPTPVEVRAGRLMAHAVAQGTRAMRAHADVAPAFGLAGVAALGEVRARLAHALDVQIVAFPQHGVRRAPGTEALLDEAARTGAVDLVGGIDPGTFDDDPEGQLDLVFGIADLHRVGVDIHLHDRGGPGLAAIRGIIERTRALDMGGSVTVSHAFRVPEDTGETLRRLADDLAAAGVGLTTVAPNPQSVLPVDVLLERGVRVGLGSDGVRDSWSPFGDADMLHRAHLLARARRARLDEDLSAAYLTAAHHGADLLGLPRADFTRGAPADFLLVEGECLPQVVVDVPDRWAVVRAGHVVAMDGAMVDAHDA